In Mycobacterium sp. JS623, one genomic interval encodes:
- a CDS encoding helix-turn-helix transcriptional regulator, translated as MSTARASGNLRIPPIRGRAGELEVIDALIAAVAHGRGGVLVIEGPPGIGKSRLLTEVLALAEKAGVRSLFGEAFEYQQTVPFFALFMATLRADPPVGDAEGLRRLGGSADLRYWVVHDLANAIHAAAAQTPLVILLEDIHWADNGTLLALRSLAVRQDAAVLWVLTARPGAGEPAMQETMSVLQRANASFLRLGAIAPDAVADMVQDAVRATADVSLLNLAAKAHGNPFLVTELVGGLGEEDRLTVDGGRVVVTGEGLPRRLGATMHQRLDLLSGEASEVVRVAAVLPDRFSAGLLAAMLDRPPVSLMSALEEAVRADLLIEDGAQLRFRHDLLREATRHSLPQSLRRAMERQSASVMLEMGVAPAEVATQLARSAEPGDKEAIDALRQAAKSVGRGDASAAADLSKRALELLAIDDAERGSLVADTVEWLNRATRYDEAEELAVVALAEAASPEVEAEIRLRLPTHTQHSTPWRVEEHRRALRLSGISEVTRARHLAWLAYNLVLQDKSGQWRTAADEAAAAAVATGDLEATIMAEVTHALLDSGEGYPSRALGRLEQLRPLAYTNETALAHAYTGMYHANLLAVVGRLDEATARVAEGIAQAGRERNALALATWAVYRGWVHLAAGRLSAARDAADSLPPPHPTGATEQDVHRMLILAEVAAHTDDRNLLQQTANDARDAHSIGSPGQRRASAYVLARAAWYRDDVHEAARWLSDINLLGTPLFPHALVRLILGARVASAAADAGLRARVLQATEVLERERPVVPLLAAVAGYARGILERDVHALVAAAGFLESSGRPLLYAGAAEDAGAELAHTGRTRPAIEQLTAAFDTYTQHEAIADARRVGRELRRLGVERRIVAQPRAKTGWDSLTDAELKVINLIAEGATNRAVAQQLHLSPHTVKTHLHNAFAKLGITSRAQLTQHMRRAH; from the coding sequence GTGAGCACCGCCAGAGCATCGGGGAACCTGCGCATACCGCCGATTCGTGGGCGTGCGGGCGAGCTGGAAGTGATCGACGCACTGATCGCGGCGGTCGCTCACGGGCGCGGGGGAGTGCTGGTCATCGAGGGGCCGCCGGGGATCGGGAAGAGCCGCCTGTTGACCGAAGTCTTGGCGCTCGCCGAAAAGGCAGGCGTTCGGTCCCTATTCGGTGAGGCGTTTGAGTACCAGCAGACGGTGCCGTTTTTCGCGCTGTTTATGGCGACTTTGCGTGCGGATCCGCCGGTCGGTGACGCTGAGGGGCTACGCAGGCTGGGCGGCTCGGCGGATCTGCGGTATTGGGTGGTGCACGATTTGGCCAACGCGATTCATGCTGCGGCTGCGCAGACCCCGCTGGTGATCTTGTTGGAGGACATCCACTGGGCCGATAACGGCACGCTATTGGCGTTGCGGTCGTTGGCTGTGCGCCAGGATGCGGCCGTGCTGTGGGTGCTGACCGCTCGTCCGGGGGCTGGTGAGCCTGCGATGCAGGAGACGATGTCGGTGCTGCAGCGGGCGAACGCGTCATTCTTGCGGTTGGGGGCCATCGCGCCGGATGCGGTCGCCGACATGGTGCAAGACGCGGTGCGGGCAACGGCTGATGTGTCGTTGCTGAATTTGGCCGCCAAGGCGCACGGAAATCCTTTTCTGGTCACTGAGCTGGTGGGGGGCCTGGGGGAGGAGGACCGGCTCACTGTCGACGGCGGACGTGTGGTGGTCACCGGGGAGGGGTTGCCGCGGCGTTTGGGCGCCACGATGCACCAGCGGCTTGATCTGCTCTCTGGCGAGGCGTCAGAGGTGGTGCGGGTGGCAGCGGTGCTGCCGGACCGGTTTTCGGCTGGGCTGTTGGCCGCGATGCTGGACCGTCCGCCGGTGTCGTTGATGTCGGCGCTCGAAGAGGCAGTACGCGCGGATCTACTCATCGAAGACGGTGCGCAGTTGAGGTTTCGACATGACTTGTTGCGTGAGGCAACCCGACACTCGTTGCCGCAGTCGTTGCGTCGGGCGATGGAGCGCCAATCGGCGTCGGTCATGCTGGAGATGGGTGTGGCACCCGCCGAGGTGGCCACCCAGTTGGCGCGCAGCGCTGAGCCCGGGGACAAAGAGGCGATCGACGCGCTGCGCCAGGCCGCGAAATCGGTCGGCCGCGGTGATGCGAGTGCGGCTGCGGACTTGAGCAAGCGTGCGTTGGAGCTGTTGGCCATCGACGACGCGGAGCGCGGTTCACTCGTCGCCGACACCGTCGAGTGGCTCAACCGAGCGACCCGCTACGACGAGGCTGAAGAACTGGCCGTCGTGGCGCTCGCGGAGGCAGCCTCGCCCGAAGTCGAGGCCGAGATCCGCCTCCGGCTTCCGACGCACACCCAGCACAGCACCCCGTGGCGAGTAGAGGAGCACCGCCGAGCGCTGCGGTTGAGCGGCATCAGCGAGGTCACCCGGGCACGGCATCTGGCGTGGTTGGCCTACAACCTTGTGTTGCAGGACAAAAGTGGGCAGTGGCGCACTGCAGCCGACGAAGCTGCTGCCGCCGCGGTAGCCACCGGTGATCTCGAGGCAACCATCATGGCCGAGGTCACCCACGCTTTGCTCGATTCTGGTGAGGGGTACCCGTCTCGCGCACTAGGCCGCCTCGAACAGCTTCGCCCACTCGCCTACACGAATGAAACAGCGTTGGCACATGCCTATACCGGGATGTACCACGCAAACCTGCTGGCAGTCGTCGGCCGATTGGACGAAGCAACTGCCCGCGTCGCCGAAGGCATAGCGCAAGCCGGCCGGGAACGTAACGCGTTGGCCCTCGCCACCTGGGCCGTCTACCGCGGGTGGGTCCACCTCGCTGCGGGCCGGCTGTCGGCCGCTCGCGATGCGGCTGATTCTCTACCGCCCCCACACCCGACCGGCGCCACCGAGCAGGACGTCCACCGTATGCTGATCCTCGCTGAGGTGGCGGCGCACACCGATGACCGTAACTTGTTGCAGCAGACGGCCAATGATGCACGCGATGCCCACTCCATCGGTTCACCTGGCCAACGTCGAGCATCAGCCTATGTGCTGGCGCGGGCGGCGTGGTACCGCGACGACGTTCATGAAGCAGCGCGTTGGCTTAGCGACATCAACCTGCTGGGGACACCCCTTTTCCCCCATGCATTGGTTCGGCTGATCTTGGGTGCGCGGGTGGCCTCGGCGGCCGCTGATGCCGGTTTGCGCGCGCGGGTGTTGCAGGCCACCGAGGTGCTGGAGCGTGAACGGCCTGTGGTACCGCTGTTGGCGGCGGTGGCCGGATATGCCCGCGGGATACTCGAACGTGACGTGCATGCGCTGGTGGCTGCTGCGGGGTTTCTTGAGTCGTCGGGGCGGCCGCTTCTTTATGCTGGCGCCGCCGAGGACGCCGGCGCTGAACTCGCGCACACCGGCCGCACTAGACCGGCGATCGAGCAACTCACTGCCGCATTCGACACCTACACCCAGCATGAAGCCATCGCGGATGCGCGGCGGGTCGGCCGCGAGTTGCGCCGCCTGGGTGTGGAGCGGCGCATCGTCGCGCAGCCGAGAGCCAAAACGGGCTGGGACAGCCTCACCGACGCCGAGCTCAAGGTCATCAACCTCATCGCAGAGGGAGCGACCAACCGCGCCGTGGCGCAACAACTGCACCTATCCCCGCACACCGTGAAAACGCATCTTCACAACGCCTTCGCCAAGCTCGGCATCACGTCCCGAGCCCAACTGACGCAGCACATGCGCCGGGCTCATTGA